A window from Flavobacterium sp. 83 encodes these proteins:
- the rbfA gene encoding 30S ribosome-binding factor RbfA — translation METNRQKKIGGVIQKDLVDILQGEVRKNGVANLVISVSKVTVTTDLSVATVHLSVFPQDKAKEILEAVKSNAKNIKHDLSQRVRLQLRKVPNLVFFIDDSLDYIEKIDNALANRDNPIENRDLLDKRRFQ, via the coding sequence ATGGAAACAAATAGACAGAAAAAAATAGGTGGGGTTATCCAAAAAGATTTGGTTGACATTCTGCAAGGTGAGGTGAGAAAAAACGGAGTGGCAAACTTAGTCATTTCGGTATCCAAGGTTACGGTGACTACCGATTTATCAGTAGCGACAGTGCATTTAAGCGTTTTCCCTCAGGACAAAGCCAAAGAAATCTTAGAGGCGGTTAAGTCCAATGCTAAAAACATAAAACATGATTTATCGCAACGAGTTCGTTTGCAATTAAGAAAAGTTCCCAATTTGGTTTTCTTTATTGACGACTCTTTAGACTACATTGAAAAAATTGACAATGCGTTAGCCAATAGAGATAATCCTATAGAAAATAGAGATCTTTTGGACAAACGCAGATTCCAATAA